ATCTCTTTTTGAGGCTGAATTATTCTTGTTTAGATTATTGGTAACTGGCCGACCTAACTTTAGTCCGTCAGGTTTGAATGGTACAACAAGAAACTTGGTCTCAAAGGTTGCATTTAATGACTTGAGTATAATTATATGAGTATGCTTCTTGCGGTTGTTGGATAACCCTATTCCAGATAATTGCTTAATTGAATCATCTTGGAATTTCGACAGTTCACCCGATGCCGGCGGAGGAATTGCCTGTATGGGAATTGTTACTTGCTCAGCCGATGGTAAGTCTACAGGATTATCAATTTGATTTCGACTTCCATTTTCAAGTGAAGAGCGAGTTTTGTTAGCCAATATGGGGGACaattgttgctgttgtgaAACGTGATGGACGGAAGATGGAGGTGAAGCGGTGGTTAACGAATCTAGATCTGTTGGTATGGTATACTGATCTATGTCTGCATTTGAACGGGATCCACTACTTCTCGAGTTCGACCTCGCTCTTCCCATAGGTCTTTTAGGTGGTGATGTTTGTGGTGTCTTTGTCATTCCTGGCGAATTGGACTGATCCCTAACATAGGGAGAATGTTGCAGTTGCGGAGGGGGTCTCCTTCTCCTTTCCAGTTCTGCCATACCAATAACCGTACTCTAATTTATCTCCTTCTGATTTCCAGTTGGTGAAACAGGTGAGTATCCGATGGAGGCCGGATTCCGATTTGCCTTCAATACGCAATCATCATTAGCTCCTATGAAGGTCGTTTTCACAGTGCGTAATAATTAAcaataaggaaaaataaaaaataataaacgGAACAAGGCTATATAGCTACACCAGTACACAGATGGAGGAGTAACGGCAGCGACCATGACGGATGCCTTGGAACAAAGTGTGCTTGCGTTAGAGAGAACAGTTTCGGTGTTGAAAGATTCTGTCGAGTCTTTAAAACGCTCAAACGAACCCAGTACGAATCTCGCATCAACGATGCTACAAACTAAAAGGGTTTTCCGTTTAGTCCCTGAGTATGATGTGGAGAGATCTAAATTGGATCTGATTGAAGAAGTAGAACCCCTCGTTAGAACGCTGGGCGATAAATTACGAAAATCTATGGGCAGAATGCAAAGAGAACTGGATACATTGCAGCAGACCTATGAATTGAACGATTTAaggttgaagaaaaacattaaTATGGAAAACGATAACGATGTTCTGAATAACCCAGAAGTCAGTCGCGAAGATGAAGGCAGAGATGATGTAAGTACGGATGTCGTTATGATGGCATCGTCTACTAACGAGGAATTGGAAgagttgaagaagttgaaagaaaagaaaaagcagcTGGAAAATAAGTTGCAAATACTCAAACATAAATAGAGGGAAGTTTATTTGGTAAAGGATCCATCATCTTTTATATAAACGTGTATTATaaattattatatttttattagtGTCATTGTTAGTGGATTACTCAGTCGTACTTAATTGTTTATCAGCATTCAAATTAGCTTGATGATTTGCCATCGTCGCCTTAAGACTGTTTAATTTGGAGCTTATACTGATCAAAGTTGGGTCGCTTGTAGAGACTATTAACTTTTCACATTCCATGACTACCCTGTTGTCAAATGTGACACCTCTTCTTAATAATTCCTGGGCTTCTGGGAGAGTAATGGTCtcactttgaaaagaagagattatGTGATTTAGCAGTGTAGAATCTTGGACTTGTACACCGTTTTCTGAGAGAATTTTTGACAACTTTTTGTGTCTTTCATTTGTCACTTGATTTCTTATCTCATCACAGAATGATTTGCCAGTTTTACTATCAATCTCGCACCAAGGTTTCTTTGTCACCTTGGTAAGATTCCGCAATTCCATACAAAGCTCATTTTTACAAAGTGTTAGTTCTAATCCTAGGATATGAGCTGTAGATTCGCAGACTGAGTAGCAATCTTGAAACATTTCCTTCATGGCATAGTTATTATCTTCTGGAAATACTAAATCTCTAGGAGGGTTTTGTAAAAGTATTAGTGAATGGTTTAACAGCTCCATGGCGACGCCAAATTTACCCATGAACTCGCTGGCATCTGTGATCAGTTGTAGTTGGTTcaatatttccaaaatactTTTTAAGTGAGTCATTATCTTACTGAATTGAACAAGTAAGAAATTCAAACCAGTATTCATCCGGAACATTACTTGTTTACCCCTTTGGAATTGTGGAAATCTCACTACGATATGGAAGTCGATGATATATTCACCTTGTCTCGTGATAACACCCTTGACCGTCGGTGTATCATTTTGTTTGCTGCTTTCGTTGGGAATACCATTAGATATGGGCATCTTAAATACTTGATCACTCTCTAGCATTTCCAAACActtagaaaaattatcaatgaTGTTCGGTAATTGAGGTTTGACGATCTCTTCGATGAGCCAGGAACATTCTTCTACGGCGTCTTTGTGTTCATCGTACTGACTAACCGCTCCGAATCTATCATTTGGATACAGTTCAACactcattttcctttccaAATGCCTTCACTGCGTTTGGTATGCCTCATTGTAAATCGCACTTTTATTGTTTGAACAACCCCGAATCACTCAATTcagtatatatatatatatatacgtattTCATTTAACTGAAGAGAAAACAGTCCGCGGTCTGTGGAAAGAAGGGGAGTAAAGCAGATAGCTACAAAGGGACAAGTAAAGACTATGCTAAGACCATCTATGTTAAGGTCAATCACTGCATTATCAGGGAAATGCCAACGTCGGGGAATAGTTCTTCCTGCAGCTGCAATGTACACCTTGGGTTCGTTAGTATTTGGCAGGGAAGCAAGGTTGGCGGATGCCATGGAACGTGGTGAGTTACATAACAAGAACGTGGATTATGTGAAAGAGGCTGAAGAACGCACAGAGTCGCGTATTAGGGCCCTGGCTAATAGTAGACCGCTGAAGCCTCGGTACGAAGGCCATGTCCCCCTTTATCAGTACGAGAagttgttattatttgcAATTTCCGGTTGGAATTCATTCTTTCATCCTGAAGATGGTTATAACATTGTCCAGCTGGGTGAGGCCACTGCCTTGCCTGTCTTCTTGGAGAGTTTGAAGCAAACAATGCTTAGCGATCCTTCTGGGAGACGCATCCTAAAGGAACAGCCCAACATTACAACAGATATTTTACATATGGATAACTTGGCCAAACTGCCCCATAACACTTTTGGATATGTGTACTATCAGTggttgaaaagagaaaacgTTTCTCCGGACACGAGAGCACCTGTTAAATTCATTGATGATCCCGTGCATGCATATATTTTCAAGAGGTACAGACAATGCCATGATTTCTACCATGCTATAACCAACATGCCTATTATTATCGAGGGTGAGGTCACCATAAAGGCCCTAGAGGGTGCCAACTTGGGCGTTCCTATGGCTATTCTTGGTGGTATCCTCGCACCTTTACGGCTGAAAAAAGcgcaaagaaaaaggctgTACGATATATATCTCCCATGGGCCGTTAGAACAGGTTTGAGTTGCAAGCCATTGATCAATGTGTATTGGGAGGAAATGTTGGAAAAGGATGTCGATGTCTTAAGAAAGGACCTGCAAATAACGCTCCCCCCAGATCTAAGGACAATGAGGAAGGAGCGTATAGCCCTCAGGAGGGAACTTGAGGCGAAATATAACACACACAAATGAGCGATAGCGCAAGCAGGAACGGGTGAACTAATAACTATGCTTCCACCCATATAGTTAAGTACCGTTATTTAAGTACCTCTTGTATGATGCTGCCGAAAGATGCTCGTTCAAGGCGATCTTGCGATGGGCCATCTTCTAAGAAAAGTAAGAtggttattattattgacATTAAAGGTTACGGGTAGATCCAGGGGTCGTGCTCCATTGCGTTTATAGCAAGCTGAGTGATGGATCTGCAAGAACTACTGGCAAAAGTGCCGCTGCTGCTATCCTATCCAACTATTATTTTATCCAGTAATCTCATCGTACCTTCTCACAATGATCTCATATTAAGAACAGCCACATCAGCAGCGGAGCACGACCAGCAAGGGCCAGCGTTTTTCAGCACAGATTACATTATCAGAGTGATACTTCTGCCAACATTCATAGCCTCCTCTTTCAATCTATTCGCGTACTACTTTAATTTCGTCAACTACTCTAGCCGAAGAAAGTATtatgttttattttctggAATCTTCCTTATATCGATACTGACCCATATTTTCCATCCAATTCAGTCAACATGTATATCTCTGTTGATTATTAAGCGCCTGACTGTTGCGAGTGAATCTTCAAGCAGGACCGCTTTCGGTTTTTGGACCAATCTAAAAACATTCGTACCCTTCATTATTATGACACTAGTTGTATTGCACTGTGACTCTTCAGCGGGCATTGGTGCGGAAGATGTGGGTAAAATATCTGTGCCTCTGATAACATATGCTCTATTGATGTTTGGACTAAGGTACGTGTCACCACTGTTATTATCGACTCTTTCAAGTAACGTGGATATTGCTCCCAAAGACAATGGCATAACACAAGACTCGATAGGCagaaataagaaatttCCGCTGATGATTATATTACCAATTGTTTCATTTACCCTTTTGTACCTAACAATTATCATAAACAATACTTATAATATTCAGTTATTGATGGTGTTCGTGTTTTATGGATGTTTGtctatctttttcttatccTTGAGAGATTTGTTCGCTGAAGATAtaaatcaagaaagaagaatccAGGAGAATGAACATTGTCATAAGTTTGAGATATGTTATATGATTTGTCACTTCTGGCTGACAAGGTTCACCATTTTATTAACGGGTATAATGGCCATTGTAGTGCATTTTTTATCCTTTAATGAGGTCACGTTTTCCATCAAAACAGATTTAGTAACTTTAGTTTATGTTATAGTGGCAGAATATGTTTCTACTTCATCCAGCATACAGGGGGATTCACATTCTCATGATCATGCACATTCTCATTCTCATCCATGCAATGCCTCATcacttgaaaatgaaagcaTCTTCAGACAAATGGCCTTGAACAAAGATACTAGGTCCATCTTTTCATTCCTGTTATTGAATACTGCCTTTATGTTTGTACAACTTCTGTATTCGTTCCGGTCCAAATCATTGGGCTTGTTATCCGATTCACTACATATGGCCCTGGACTGCACTTCTCTACTATTGGGTTTAATTGCTGGTATATTAAGTAAAAAACCAGCAAGTGATAAGTTTCCTTTCGCTCTGAACTATCTTGGTACTCTAGCCGGTTTCACAAATGGTGTTCTTTTGTTAGGTATAGTCTGCGGTATCTTTGTGGAAGCGATTGAAAGACTTTTCAACCCTATTCATCTCCATGGAACAAATGAGTTGTTGGTCGTTGCTACATTAGGGTTATTAGTCAACCTTGTTGGTCTATTTGCCTTTGATCATGGTGCTCATGAACATGGTGGTACGGATAACGAGAATATGAAGGGGATTTTTTTGCACATATTGGCTGATACATTGGGTTCTGTTGGAGTGGTTATTTCTACATTATTAATCAAACTAACGCATTGGCCCATTTTTGACCCAATCGCCTCCTTATTGATTGGTTCCTTAATCTTATTAAGTGCTCTGCCCCTATTGAAATCTACCTCTGCGAACATTCTATTAAAATTAGATGACAAGAAGCATAACGTAGTCAAAAGTGCCCTTAACCAAATCTCAACGACACCAGGTATCACTGGCTACACAACCCCTAGGTTTTGGCCCACGGAGGCAGGTAGTTCTGGACATTCTCATTCCCATGGTCATACCCACTCCCATTCAGAGGATCATAGTCACGGGCATCATTGTGAACAGCCAAACCAACCACTAGAAAATCCAACTCTGGTAGGGTACATTCACGTACAGTATGCAGAGGGAGAAAATTCAACaatcatcaagaaaagagtagaaaaaatatttgaaaatgtaGGGATCAAAGCATGGGTACAAGTTGAGCCTCAAAATTCCACCTGCTGGTGCCGCGCTACTTCGATGAATACAGTGTCGGCTACAGCCCCCAATTCTCTACCTTTACAGCCCATTGCTAATTGACAGTCTTTGTCATGCATAACATcatataaatttttcaacaaaaataacatatatatatatatatatatatagacaACATTCTAAGGTTTTTAACAGACTTGTATGACATAAATATAGTCATCGTTATTATTTATCGGTTACTGATGCCAATCATGTTTCACGACAAATCTtctaatggaaaaaaaacttctgACGAAGGAAAACACACTATCTCGAGTTAGTTTCAAAACAGGCGAAAAATGTTACTAAAGCAATTAGCATCTGGtcatattattatttgcaTTCAAGGGAAGCTCTCCAAATTTGGTGtcgtttcttctttccatatattttggatgtttttttttatgaaaagtgTCTTCAGGAATCATATATGTAAAGAGATCATCCAATTCAAGACGTCATCTATTTAAGATtattaaacaaaaattaagCAAAGTCATTTGatatcaaaagaagagctttcgtaaatttgaaaatccaCACTATTTCTCAGTTCTTCACTCACGTCATCAGGcgtatattttttttcaaaaaatttcactCTATTGTACTGTCGTACAGTTGATATCACCATTAAATGGAATTATCCAATACCCAAAGAGAAGATATTCCGGCCGCTTTTGATGGTATAAAAAGTCAATTGAACCTTATATTGAAATCAAATCAGTTATTTCAAGATAATGCGTTATTGAATGGGTTCTTGGCATTTGTTCACTCCAAATTGAATGCCCTTGTCGTTTCATCCATAGAATCTCAATGTGCTTTGCGTCtatccaaaaattcaacTACTGCGAATCTTGTGCCCTTTGACCATAGAGAGATGTCTTTGATTTTAGATTTTTCTTGGGAAAGCGTACATTATCCGATATTCAAGTGGTTCCAGATGTGGAGAAGTTacattttatttgaaaaagagaacaaaaaacAGCAAACTAAATTTATTGAGTTTAGAAGAATGAATTCGAAGATGttaaaattcttcaaaacagTCCAAAGCTTTTATttcaatattattaacACGGTCTATAAAGAGTACAGTTTATCTGTGCTTTTGCCGAATAAGGTTATTCGAGACCTAAAGTTGGATGATATCGAAGGAACTGCTAATCACGGCGGCAATTTTGTAGTTGATACATTTAATAACGATAATGCGTTTGTCCTCCTCATTCTGACTCTTTTCCATCGATGTCTGTTGTTTTTAGGAACAGCGCATCGCTACAAAAGTCTCCTCGAGGAAATTTCCAACAAGTACACTATCCTTAATTTGAACAagtctttgaatttctttcgCTTAGCTTCAATCATGTTACCAAGCGCTGGCGAAACGTATTCGCAAGCGGGAATGGTATTCCTGCAGACAGGAAACTTGGGAACTGCAATGTACAACTTTGTCAAGGGCATGATGACTAAGATGCCAAGTCCCGTGTCAATTAAAAACTTTCACTCAATAATGGTAGATAATAAAAGTTCATTGAACCGTAATTTGCATACTATCATCATGAACACATATTTACAAGAATCCAAAGGAGGAAGAGCACCTCCCAAAGAGGTATTGGAATTCTATTTCCTGGGCCTATTTGGGTCTGTTTGGTCGCCTAGTAGTTGGAGGGATGATACAAAACCTAATCAATTAAACAATGGTATCAAATTAAAGCATTTGGAAGTAGTACTTTATGAAACCATGTCGACAATGtatttaaaaaatatgcgggtcatcttcaataatttAATCGTTACAATAGGTGGGTTTCATCTTTTATTAAAAAGGCGATCCGAAGTAGGCATAAAGACCTTGAAAGATTTACGTAACAATGAGTTGGATTATCTAAAGTTTGCATTCAAATTTATCGTTCACATCCTAAATGATATCGTCAAGGAATCATGGAGCGAAAATGTTGAGGTTTTTGAGATTCTAGGTATGGTCAGAATTATCAATTATTGgataaaatcaaatctCATAGTTTTGCAATATTCTCAAACCAATATAGAGTTTGTTAATGCCGTGGCATACTTGATGAACGAtatcatgaaaaaaaagcctaatttttcttttaatgCCACGGAAAATCCTCCTAAAAGGACCTATTTATTTGAGGAAGATTTGATGGTGAATGGTTTATCTTTCGTTGATTATCAGTTATCCGACTTTCAGGACCATGATAAGATCCTCCAAATGGATCAGAATCTTGATAGATTAATTGGTGACCCGCCATTAGCCGACAAAGAATCAGCAACTTCTGAAATGTTTTTGAGGTTGCAAGTTGTTGTGAACTTGAGTTTCAActtattgatgaagaataaaTGTGGAGTAGAATGGTCAGATGATAAATCAcgtttcatcttcaataagaaaattgaCCTTAAAGAAACCGTTAAACCTAATACGAAGTCATCAAAAAGGCCGAATGAAAAGGCTAAGTTATCAAGAAAGATCAAAGTTTCCATCACCGATGACTCAATCCCCATGGCAGATTTGGAAAGGCAAATGCGAAACAGCTCtttgaattcttcttttccgaCTATGGGTTATAGTGGTTCATCTGTACCTATGGCGCCAGATACATTCAATATTAAACCCAGCGGCATAATAACAGGAAACAGAGTGAATTCGAAGACGTTTGAAAGTGAAGTGAGTGATCAAAGGGTAGATGACACCATTACAAATGTGTCTCCTGTTTACAGTAGCGCAGCAGTCTTTTCTTCGACCTCTACAGGTGGGTCATCCTTCGATTTGAGTAACATTTTATCTCCCGCGCAACCTAAATCCATGCAAGCACTAAACATACAAAAACCGTCCAGTGATATCCACCGTCAAGTTCAAAGTTCAATGCAAGGGGGGGTACATTCACCCCAACAACCGCCGCTATTGATGTCCTCGCTAAACTCCACGTATTCAAATTCCACGATGTCGTCATCTGCGTCAGTGGTATCCTATCCTTATATGTTCTTGAACCAACAAAGCCGAGGAGTAGTTCCGTCTTTTAATGCGCAGGATTTACAATGGCAGAATGAAGCATTTccatcaaattcaagaaatttttcgaACCCGGTGTGGATGAGCCATCAGCATCAAACCCCCGCACCACCAGTATATGCGCACTCGCAACAGCAGATGTACCAGCAACCCGCGCAGCAAGAAGCGGGCAAATATATGCAATTTTCCTATGGGGCCCCAAATTCTACTGGCAATATGAAGAGAAACGACCGTAACGGTATGTTTTAGTACCATTCCGTATTCTACCATATCCTCTTactttatcaaaaagaGAATGCTTGGGCAATCAATTTTTAGTCCATTTTTTACATCACCAAACAATATCTTGACTGGACTGTATCTGAAGGCTAATCTATAacttcttttgaaagtcTTTGAAATTACATGGTattacatacatatatatgtattttattgttactgaaatattattatgtgcatttttccttcttcatttatttaatggtaataataataatgatagttttcttttccagagattctttactttttcttcattgctCTCCTTTTagcttcttttgttttcttcttaatTTCCTCCAGTttcatttgctttttcttgggATCGGATACAAAATCTGGCTTGAAGGCGTCATAATGACAGTCCAGTTTCAACCTTTCACAATTGAAACAATGTGGTCTTTCTTCggtacatttttttttccgtaACCTACAGATCCAGCAACCAGTACGGGATCTTGTACCTTGAGCGGTTGAGGAAGCAGTGTTATTCATTTCTTGAGAATCGTTTGCCTTTGCCTTGGAAGCATTATTatttgatcttttctttgaggATTGTTTTGTTCTGGATTTTGTCCTAGACTTGGCGGTTTTTGCCTTAGATTTAGTGGCACCAGGTGAAGTAGCATTAGGGTATTCAGTACCATATGCCAAGCTAGAAGAAGAGGCCTTTATAGAAGGAGATGAAAGGGCcgaagaagttgaagattCGCCAAATGAATTATAATCGCTATTGGTTTGGCTTGTTGTCCTTGCGTTCCCCACTgatcttcttgattttttcaatggtgGCTCTTCcagctgctgctgttgctcTGGGGCAGATAGTCGTCTGTCTATTCGCTTACCATTTTTATTCCAAGTGACTTGTCTTGTCCTTGACTCAGTAGCGGCATCCAGGGTTTTTTTAGAGTTCGGGCTTAGATGATAAGGTGACGGGTCTTgatcttgttcttcatcGAACACAGCTGTAGAATTATTGCTCTCAAAAATCGGCTGCTGTTCAGAATTGTGGATACGTAATAGAATTGGCCTCAAAACACCCTTTGAAGGGAAAGATGATGAATGAGGTCTACTGGCCGGTACACTGAGCGCATTTGTGCTGTTGATGTTACTGACGCTTGAAATGGGTTTGTCATTACTTCTAAATGGAGATGATCTCATGTTGGATAGTACAGCCGCGGCAGTGCCCAAGTCATCGTCTAGTTTagtagaagaagatgcAGAATTCGGGCCAAGCAATAACCTTGACCTCAGCCCATCCAACTTGGAATTGATGTATTTGGGTGGAGGTGGCGGGATGTATGGTTCGTTTGTATGTAAGGGACTATTTTTGTTGTTACGGTTTGATAAATCGGCGTAAAAAAAACCGGTAGAAGGCCTTGATGAGGTGGCAAACGGGTCCTCTCCACGGTCGATGGCGTTTCG
This is a stretch of genomic DNA from Saccharomyces kudriavzevii IFO 1802 strain IFO1802 genome assembly, chromosome: 4. It encodes these proteins:
- the SPC19 gene encoding Spc19p (similar to Saccharomyces cerevisiae SPC19 (YDR201W); ancestral locus Anc_8.409) — encoded protein: MTDALEQSVLALERTVSVLKDSVESLKRSNEPSTNLASTMLQTKRVFRLVPEYDVERSKLDLIEEVEPLVRTLGDKLRKSMGRMQRELDTLQQTYELNDLRLKKNINMENDNDVLNNPEVSREDEGRDDVSTDVVMMASSTNEELEELKKLKEKKKQLENKLQILKHK
- the RAV2 gene encoding Rav2p (similar to Saccharomyces cerevisiae RAV2 (YDR202C); ancestral locus Anc_8.410), producing MSVELYPNDRFGAVSQYDEHKDAVEECSWLIEEIVKPQLPNIIDNFSKCLEMLESDQVFKMPISNGIPNESSKQNDTPTVKGVITRQGEYIIDFHIVVRFPQFQRGKQVMFRMNTGLNFLLVQFSKIMTHLKSILEILNQLQLITDASEFMGKFGVAMELLNHSLILLQNPPRDLVFPEDNNYAMKEMFQDCYSVCESTAHILGLELTLCKNELCMELRNLTKVTKKPWCEIDSKTGKSFCDEIRNQVTNERHKKLSKILSENGVQVQDSTLLNHIISSFQSETITLPEAQELLRRGVTFDNRVVMECEKLIVSTSDPTLISISSKLNSLKATMANHQANLNADKQLSTTE
- the COQ4 gene encoding ubiquinone biosynthesis protein COQ4 (similar to Saccharomyces cerevisiae COQ4 (YDR204W); ancestral locus Anc_8.411), with translation MLRPSMLRSITALSGKCQRRGIVLPAAAMYTLGSLVFGREARLADAMERGELHNKNVDYVKEAEERTESRIRALANSRPLKPRYEGHVPLYQYEKLLLFAISGWNSFFHPEDGYNIVQLGEATALPVFLESLKQTMLSDPSGRRILKEQPNITTDILHMDNLAKLPHNTFGYVYYQWLKRENVSPDTRAPVKFIDDPVHAYIFKRYRQCHDFYHAITNMPIIIEGEVTIKALEGANLGVPMAILGGILAPLRLKKAQRKRLYDIYLPWAVRTGLSCKPLINVYWEEMLEKDVDVLRKDLQITLPPDLRTMRKERIALRRELEAKYNTHK
- the MSC2 gene encoding metal cation transporter MSC2 (similar to Saccharomyces cerevisiae MSC2 (YDR205W); ancestral locus Anc_8.413); this encodes MDLQELLAKVPLLLSYPTIILSSNLIVPSHNDLILRTATSAAEHDQQGPAFFSTDYIIRVILLPTFIASSFNLFAYYFNFVNYSSRRKYYVLFSGIFLISILTHIFHPIQSTCISLLIIKRLTVASESSSRTAFGFWTNLKTFVPFIIMTLVVLHCDSSAGIGAEDVGKISVPLITYALLMFGLRYVSPLLLSTLSSNVDIAPKDNGITQDSIGRNKKFPLMIILPIVSFTLLYLTIIINNTYNIQLLMVFVFYGCLSIFFLSLRDLFAEDINQERRIQENEHCHKFEICYMICHFWLTRFTILLTGIMAIVVHFLSFNEVTFSIKTDLVTLVYVIVAEYVSTSSSIQGDSHSHDHAHSHSHPCNASSLENESIFRQMALNKDTRSIFSFLLLNTAFMFVQLLYSFRSKSLGLLSDSLHMALDCTSLLLGLIAGILSKKPASDKFPFALNYLGTLAGFTNGVLLLGIVCGIFVEAIERLFNPIHLHGTNELLVVATLGLLVNLVGLFAFDHGAHEHGGTDNENMKGIFLHILADTLGSVGVVISTLLIKLTHWPIFDPIASLLIGSLILLSALPLLKSTSANILLKLDDKKHNVVKSALNQISTTPGITGYTTPRFWPTEAGSSGHSHSHGHTHSHSEDHSHGHHCEQPNQPLENPTLVGYIHVQYAEGENSTIIKKRVEKIFENVGIKAWVQVEPQNSTCWCRATSMNTVSATAPNSLPLQPIAN
- the EBS1 gene encoding Ebs1p (similar to Saccharomyces cerevisiae EBS1 (YDR206W) and EST1 (YLR233C); ancestral locus Anc_8.415), which translates into the protein MELSNTQREDIPAAFDGIKSQLNLILKSNQLFQDNALLNGFLAFVHSKLNALVVSSIESQCALRLSKNSTTANLVPFDHREMSLILDFSWESVHYPIFKWFQMWRSYILFEKENKKQQTKFIEFRRMNSKMLKFFKTVQSFYFNIINTVYKEYSLSVLLPNKVIRDLKLDDIEGTANHGGNFVVDTFNNDNAFVLLILTLFHRCLLFLGTAHRYKSLLEEISNKYTILNLNKSLNFFRLASIMLPSAGETYSQAGMVFLQTGNLGTAMYNFVKGMMTKMPSPVSIKNFHSIMVDNKSSLNRNLHTIIMNTYLQESKGGRAPPKEVLEFYFLGLFGSVWSPSSWRDDTKPNQLNNGIKLKHLEVVLYETMSTMYLKNMRVIFNNLIVTIGGFHLLLKRRSEVGIKTLKDLRNNELDYLKFAFKFIVHILNDIVKESWSENVEVFEILGMVRIINYWIKSNLIVLQYSQTNIEFVNAVAYLMNDIMKKKPNFSFNATENPPKRTYLFEEDLMVNGLSFVDYQLSDFQDHDKILQMDQNLDRLIGDPPLADKESATSEMFLRLQVVVNLSFNLLMKNKCGVEWSDDKSRFIFNKKIDLKETVKPNTKSSKRPNEKAKLSRKIKVSITDDSIPMADLERQMRNSSLNSSFPTMGYSGSSVPMAPDTFNIKPSGIITGNRVNSKTFESEVSDQRVDDTITNVSPVYSSAAVFSSTSTGGSSFDLSNILSPAQPKSMQALNIQKPSSDIHRQVQSSMQGGVHSPQQPPLLMSSLNSTYSNSTMSSSASVVSYPYMFLNQQSRGVVPSFNAQDLQWQNEAFPSNSRNFSNPVWMSHQHQTPAPPVYAHSQQQMYQQPAQQEAGKYMQFSYGAPNSTGNMKRNDRNGMF